A section of the Cololabis saira isolate AMF1-May2022 chromosome 6, fColSai1.1, whole genome shotgun sequence genome encodes:
- the LOC133446378 gene encoding olfactory receptor 6N2-like, with translation MDDKLNVSQITFSGYVEINKYRYLLFFVLFALFILIILSNFTIVYLIWIHKNLHEPMYIFIAAVLLNCALYSITVYPKLLIDVLSEKQIISYSACLFQFFMFYSIGSSEFILLAAMAYDRYVSICKPLRYTTIMRKTTVNIFLVLSWSLPACQIAVQAILSAEAKICNMELKGIFCNNIIFTLQCVSSRAITVFGIFILLEVVLLPVLFTICTYTKILLISYQSCKEFRRKAAETCLPHLLVLISISWFSAYEVIIARVESELPKTARLILTLQVILYHPLFNPVIYGFKMKEISKHLKKLFRSTKV, from the coding sequence ATGGATGATAAATTAAATGTTTCCCAGATTACTTTTTCTGGATATGTGGAAATTAACAAATACagatatttgttattttttgttttgtttgcactATTTATCTTAATAATATTAAGCAATTTTACTATTGTGTACCTCATCTGGATTCACaaaaacctccatgagccgatGTACATCTTTATTGCAGCTGTGTTACTTAACTGTGCTCTTTACAGCATCACTGTTTACCCAAAACTCTTGATTGATGTTTTGTCAGAAAAACAGATCATATCTTATTCAGCCTGTCTTTTCCAATTTTTCATGTTTTACTCTATAGGTAGTTCTGAATTCATACTCTTAGCAGCAATGGCTTATGACAGATATGTGTCTATATGTAAACCTCTGAGATATACAACGATCATGAGGAAAACTACTGTAAATATTTTCCTGGTTCTATCTTGGTCTCTGCCTGCTTGCCAAATTGCAGTTCAGGCAATACTGAGTGCTGAAGCTAAAATATGTAACATGGAATTAAAAGGAATATTCTGTAACAACATAATCTTTACACTTCAGTGTGTAAGCTCAAGAGCAATCACCGTATTTGGTATATTTATTTTACTAGAGGTTGTATTACTTCCTGTGCTTTTCACAATTTGTACATATAcaaagatacttttaatatcttATCAAAGTTGTAAAGAGTTCAGGAGAAAGGCTGCTGAGACCTGTTTACctcatttgttggttttaatAAGCATCTCTTGGTTTTCTGCATATGAGGTAATTATAGCTCGTGTAGAATCAGAATTACCAAAAACTGCACGTTTAATATTGACATTGCAAGTTATTCTATATCACCCTTTGTTTAACCCAGTCATCTATGgatttaaaatgaaagaaatttctaaacatctaaaaaaattgTTCAGGTCAACCAAAGTCTAA